A single genomic interval of Dyella terrae harbors:
- a CDS encoding glutathione binding-like protein — protein sequence MIELHYWPTPNGHKITLFLEETGTPYTIKPVNIGKGDQFQPAFLAISPNNRMPAIVDTAPVDGGAPVSVFESGAILQYLAEKTGQYLPADVRERFRVLEWLYWQVGGLGPMLGQNHHFNRYAPEKIPYAIDRYVNETRRLYGVLNKQLDGREFITGNNYTIADMAAYPWIVPHEAQGMSLADFPHLKRWFEAIAARPATQRAYAIGDTIKDKFDLTQDEAARKVLFGQR from the coding sequence ATGATCGAGCTGCATTACTGGCCGACGCCCAACGGCCACAAGATCACTTTGTTCCTCGAAGAGACCGGCACGCCCTACACCATCAAGCCGGTGAACATCGGCAAGGGCGATCAGTTCCAGCCGGCCTTCCTCGCCATTTCCCCGAACAATCGCATGCCAGCCATCGTCGACACCGCGCCGGTCGACGGCGGCGCACCCGTCAGCGTGTTCGAGTCCGGTGCCATCCTGCAGTACCTGGCCGAAAAGACCGGCCAGTACCTCCCGGCCGACGTGCGTGAACGCTTCCGGGTGCTGGAGTGGCTGTATTGGCAGGTCGGCGGCCTGGGGCCCATGCTCGGCCAGAACCATCATTTCAACCGGTATGCCCCGGAAAAAATCCCTTACGCCATTGACCGCTACGTCAACGAAACCCGGCGTCTGTATGGCGTACTGAACAAGCAGCTCGATGGTCGTGAATTCATCACCGGAAACAACTACACCATCGCCGACATGGCCGCGTATCCGTGGATCGTCCCGCATGAAGCCCAGGGCATGTCGCTGGCGGACTTCCCGCATCTCAAGCGCTGGTTCGAGGCGATTGCCGCGCGCCCGGCGACGCAGCGTGCCTACGCCATTGGCGACACGATCAAGGATAAATTCGACCTGACCCAGGACGAGGCGGCGCGGAAGGTGTTGTTCGGGCAACGGTGA
- a CDS encoding S9 family peptidase, whose product MRTLLFAALITVAAPAMADKLTIERIYDGGNLAGPAPRGLQISPDGSRITFLRARADDQFQLDLWEYRPRDNSTHLLVDSRKLDPQGEELSDAEKARRERARTAGLRGIVSYQWSPDGKQLLIPLGGKLYLYDVAAAHPTARVLDTGGDVVDPKISPKGHFVSYLRDQNLWVLDLATGENRQLTHDGGGTVHNAEAEFVAQEEMDRSEGYWWAPDDSAIAFERFDEARVPVIKRTEVYADRTEVIDQRYPGAGENNVAVKLGLVSPAGGQARWVDLGKDQDIYLVRVKWLPDSKQLTYQRMPRSQQKLDLRLVDAKTLTQRTLLTETSNTWINLNDDLQFLKDGKSFVWGSERSGYHHLYLYGIDGKLRHPITQGDWQIDGLLALDEHTGTAFFSSNREFVPDRQVYAAKLDGANAAAPLRVTQGPGTHMVEFAPNASFYLDTYSSIDIPPQVSVHKPDGTFVSWIEQNKLDENHPFWPYRTSVSKPEFGTLRSADGQTLYYRIYKPVGFDPTKKYPVFDTYYGGPHAQVVANTWGDYFNEYMASQGYVVFTLDNRGMARRGRKFEDAIYQQTGAAEVDDQLVGIQWLKAQPWVDGRRIGVFGWSYGGYMTTMMLSKASDQIAGGVAVAPVTDWHLYDTFYTERYLGRPQDNDAGYTRSSPFAWLDGLTSKLYLVHGMADDNVLFVNSTKLMAELQRRGTQFQFMAYPGAKHGLNLPGQRTHVYHLIQNFFDREIKNAPMPSPKAAPAPAASAGKSGG is encoded by the coding sequence ATGCGTACTCTTCTTTTTGCCGCCCTGATCACGGTGGCCGCTCCTGCCATGGCCGACAAGCTCACCATCGAACGCATCTACGACGGCGGCAATCTCGCCGGTCCCGCCCCGCGTGGACTGCAGATTTCGCCGGATGGATCGCGCATCACCTTCCTGCGCGCGCGCGCTGACGATCAGTTCCAGCTGGATCTTTGGGAGTACCGGCCCAGGGACAACAGCACGCATCTGCTGGTGGATTCGCGCAAGCTCGATCCGCAGGGCGAGGAGTTGTCCGACGCCGAGAAGGCGCGTCGTGAGCGCGCCCGCACCGCGGGCCTTCGCGGCATCGTCAGCTACCAGTGGTCGCCGGATGGCAAGCAGTTGCTGATTCCCCTCGGCGGCAAGCTGTACCTCTATGACGTAGCCGCCGCGCATCCGACGGCGCGCGTGCTGGATACCGGCGGCGACGTGGTGGATCCGAAGATCTCGCCCAAGGGTCATTTCGTTTCGTACCTGCGTGACCAGAACCTGTGGGTGCTGGACCTGGCGACGGGCGAAAACCGCCAGCTGACCCACGATGGCGGCGGCACGGTGCACAACGCCGAAGCCGAATTCGTGGCCCAGGAAGAAATGGATCGCAGCGAAGGTTACTGGTGGGCGCCGGATGACAGCGCCATCGCCTTCGAGCGCTTCGACGAGGCCAGGGTGCCGGTGATCAAGCGCACCGAGGTGTATGCCGATCGCACCGAGGTGATCGACCAGCGCTATCCTGGCGCGGGCGAAAACAACGTCGCCGTGAAGCTTGGCCTGGTGTCGCCGGCAGGTGGCCAGGCGCGCTGGGTCGACCTGGGCAAGGACCAGGACATCTACCTGGTACGCGTGAAGTGGCTGCCGGACAGCAAGCAGCTGACCTACCAGCGCATGCCGCGCAGCCAGCAGAAGCTCGACCTCCGGCTGGTCGATGCGAAGACGCTGACGCAGCGCACCTTGCTGACCGAAACCAGCAACACCTGGATCAACCTCAACGACGACCTGCAATTCCTCAAGGACGGCAAGAGCTTTGTCTGGGGTAGCGAGCGCAGCGGATACCACCATCTGTATCTGTACGGCATCGACGGCAAGCTGCGTCATCCGATCACCCAGGGCGACTGGCAGATCGACGGCCTGCTGGCGCTGGACGAGCACACCGGCACCGCCTTCTTCAGCTCCAACCGCGAGTTCGTTCCCGATCGCCAGGTTTACGCGGCCAAGCTCGATGGCGCCAACGCGGCCGCACCGCTGCGCGTGACGCAGGGGCCGGGCACGCACATGGTGGAATTCGCGCCCAATGCGTCGTTCTATCTCGACACCTACTCGAGCATCGACATCCCGCCGCAGGTCAGCGTGCACAAGCCCGACGGCACGTTCGTCAGCTGGATCGAACAGAACAAGCTCGATGAAAACCATCCGTTCTGGCCCTATCGCACCAGCGTCAGCAAGCCGGAATTCGGCACGCTGCGTTCGGCGGATGGGCAGACCCTCTACTACCGCATCTACAAGCCGGTGGGTTTCGACCCGACGAAGAAGTACCCGGTCTTCGACACCTACTACGGCGGCCCGCATGCGCAGGTGGTGGCAAACACCTGGGGTGATTATTTCAATGAGTACATGGCTAGCCAGGGCTATGTGGTGTTCACGCTCGACAACCGCGGCATGGCCCGTCGCGGCCGTAAGTTCGAGGACGCGATCTACCAGCAGACCGGTGCGGCCGAAGTCGACGACCAGCTCGTCGGCATTCAATGGCTGAAGGCGCAACCCTGGGTCGATGGCCGCCGCATCGGCGTTTTCGGCTGGAGCTACGGCGGCTACATGACCACCATGATGCTGTCCAAGGCGTCCGACCAGATCGCCGGCGGCGTGGCCGTGGCGCCGGTGACCGACTGGCACCTCTACGACACCTTCTACACCGAGCGTTATCTTGGTCGACCGCAGGACAACGATGCTGGCTATACGCGCAGCTCGCCGTTTGCCTGGCTCGATGGCCTGACCAGCAAGCTCTACCTCGTGCACGGCATGGCCGACGACAACGTGCTGTTCGTCAATTCGACGAAGCTGATGGCGGAGCTGCAGAGGCGCGGCACGCAGTTCCAGTTCATGGCGTATCCCGGCGCCAAGCACGGCCTCAACCTGCCGGGCCAGCGTACGCACGTGTATCACCTGATCCAGAACTTCTTCGATCGCGAGATCAAGAATGCGCCGATGCCGTCGCCGAAGGCAGCGCCCGCACCGGCAGCCTCCGCGGGTAAATCCGGCGGCTGA
- the hslU gene encoding ATP-dependent protease ATPase subunit HslU produces MSELTPREIVNELDRFIIGQHDAKRAVAIALRNRWRRMQLDQGLRDEVTPKNILMIGPTGVGKTEIARRLASLANAPFVKVEATKFTEVGYVGKDVESIVRDLADVSYKLTREQAMKRVRTQAEDRAEDRILDALLPRRQSPTDWTQDPAPAIDNDTRQKLRRQLRDGELDDREIELDFAMNVGVEIMSPPGMEEMGQQLRQMFQNLGGAKQQKRKLAIKLARPLLVDEEAAKLLNDDDIRSQSVFAAEQNGIVFIDEIDKIAQRSEWGGAGVSREGVQRDLLPLVEGSTVSTKYGPIKTDHMLFIASGAFSLAKPSDLIPELQGRLPIRVELSALSVGDFGRILREPHNALTKQYVALLGTEGVGIEFTETGIDRLAEVAFQVNERTENIGARRLHTVMERLLEKISFEAADKSGEKYVIDAEYVDKNLGSLVKDEDLSRYIL; encoded by the coding sequence ATGTCTGAACTGACTCCCCGCGAAATCGTCAACGAACTCGACCGCTTCATCATCGGCCAGCACGACGCCAAGCGCGCCGTCGCGATCGCGCTGCGTAACCGCTGGCGCCGCATGCAGCTGGATCAGGGCCTGCGCGATGAAGTGACGCCCAAGAACATTCTCATGATCGGTCCCACCGGCGTGGGTAAGACGGAGATCGCCCGTCGCCTCGCGTCGCTGGCGAACGCGCCGTTCGTCAAGGTCGAAGCGACCAAGTTCACCGAGGTCGGTTACGTCGGCAAGGACGTGGAATCCATCGTGCGCGACCTGGCCGACGTGTCCTACAAGCTCACGCGCGAGCAGGCCATGAAGCGCGTGCGCACGCAGGCGGAAGACCGTGCCGAAGATCGCATCCTTGATGCGCTGCTGCCGCGTCGCCAGTCGCCGACCGACTGGACCCAGGATCCGGCACCGGCCATCGACAACGACACGCGCCAGAAGCTGCGTCGCCAGCTGCGCGATGGTGAGCTGGACGATCGCGAGATCGAGCTGGATTTCGCCATGAATGTCGGCGTGGAAATCATGTCGCCGCCGGGCATGGAAGAAATGGGCCAGCAGTTGCGCCAGATGTTCCAGAACCTGGGTGGTGCGAAGCAGCAGAAGCGCAAGCTGGCGATCAAGCTGGCGCGCCCGCTGCTGGTCGACGAAGAAGCCGCCAAGCTTCTCAATGATGACGACATCCGCTCGCAGTCGGTGTTCGCCGCCGAGCAGAACGGCATCGTGTTCATCGACGAAATCGACAAGATTGCCCAGCGCTCGGAATGGGGCGGTGCGGGGGTGAGTCGCGAAGGCGTGCAGCGCGACCTGCTGCCCCTGGTGGAAGGCTCTACCGTGTCCACCAAGTACGGCCCGATCAAGACCGACCACATGCTGTTCATCGCCTCGGGCGCGTTCTCGCTGGCCAAGCCCTCGGACCTGATTCCGGAGTTGCAGGGTCGCCTGCCGATCCGCGTCGAGCTGTCGGCACTGTCGGTCGGGGACTTCGGCCGCATCCTGCGCGAGCCGCACAATGCGCTTACAAAACAGTATGTTGCCTTGCTCGGCACCGAGGGCGTGGGTATCGAATTCACGGAAACGGGCATCGATCGCCTGGCTGAAGTGGCGTTCCAGGTAAACGAGCGCACGGAAAACATCGGTGCACGCCGTCTTCACACGGTGATGGAGCGCCTGCTGGAGAAGATCTCCTTCGAAGCGGCTGACAAATCCGGCGAAAAATATGTGATCGACGCCGAATATGTCGATAAAAACCTCGGCAGCCTGGTCAAGGACGAGGATTTGAGCCGTTACATCCTGTAA
- the hslV gene encoding ATP-dependent protease subunit HslV, with amino-acid sequence MESFHATTIVSVRRNGRVVIGGDGQVTLGNTVMKANARKIRRLGKGDVLAGFAGATADAFTLFELFEEKLIKHSGNLTRAAVEMAKEWRTDRRLGRLEAMLAVADKDASLLISGNGDVLEPEHGLIAIGSGGPYAQSAALALMENTEMDARTIVEKALKIAGDICIYTNHNTTIEEL; translated from the coding sequence ATGGAATCGTTCCACGCCACCACCATCGTTTCCGTTCGTCGCAACGGCCGTGTCGTCATCGGCGGCGACGGTCAGGTCACCCTGGGCAACACGGTGATGAAGGCGAACGCGCGCAAGATCCGCCGCCTGGGCAAGGGCGACGTGCTGGCCGGTTTCGCCGGCGCCACGGCCGATGCCTTCACCTTGTTCGAGCTGTTCGAGGAAAAGCTCATCAAGCACAGCGGCAACCTCACCCGCGCCGCGGTGGAGATGGCCAAGGAATGGCGTACCGATCGCCGCCTGGGCCGCCTTGAAGCGATGCTCGCCGTCGCCGACAAGGATGCATCGCTGCTTATCTCCGGCAATGGCGACGTCCTTGAACCCGAACACGGCCTGATTGCCATCGGTTCCGGCGGCCCCTACGCGCAATCGGCCGCGCTCGCGCTGATGGAAAACACCGAGATGGATGCCCGTACCATCGTCGAGAAGGCGTTGAAGATCGCCGGCGACATCTGCATCTACACCAATCACAACACGACGATCGAAGAGCTGTGA
- a CDS encoding TonB-dependent receptor translates to MSSKSSRWLAHPWRMSALAVALGSCLAGNALAQSNASGAIFGRVDAAQGTVVHIENPQTGVSRDVSVADDGRYRAPSLPVGVYKVTVMRDGQVVDTRDTVQVNIGTSTEVSFSAAAASSAKSLEGVNVVASAIPSIDVSSVDTRTVLNSDQLQRLPLPQSVNAAVLLAPGAVNADARYGNAVSLGGSSAAENQYYVNGFPVTNPLTGLGATQLPFNAIDQEQVFTGGYGAEYGRSTGGVVALVTKRGTNQWQGGAQVLYTPAGLRETEQATYRPGDGAQITGRDKHSAKLWETTYSAYIGGPLIKDKLFFFGSAEQIKSENNTYTLGTNVTRSYNTNETHRWLGKIDWNITDSHILEFTGMSDTASTYADQYVYDGVHDIQYNKKGWRSQKNQGTAGSSPGGQVYIAQYTGYVGDLTIDALYGKEHTDHVDITSGSDCIYFQDNRDSVAPSQRLQGCNISSGIAAPGAYDETNGWHLNLSYRLGNHDLRAGVDHYRVESLNGSDTSGGVGWFYFDNPPSGVIESRGNLPVPAGHTGIVERYVFRAIGQAKVEQEAQYLEDNWQISDRWLARIGLRNEQFSNLNADDEVFAKQRHQLAPRLGVSWDVLGDSSLKVYANAGRYHLAIPNNVAVRGASGSLYETQWGTFDGAPNTNGTPPNWTPIENTVYANGADGTPPDPRSISARNLKAYYQDEFILGFDKQLSTSWTLGAKVRYRKLRSIIDDWCDDRPFVKWAADHGVDYADPSPTCYIINPGASNRFAVDLDGDGKLEDIRLSANDIGLPEAKRKYYALDAYLEHRFDNKWYGRLDYTFSRSYGNSEGLLKSDIGQLDPSVTQDWDHKELMIGSNGPEANDRTHQIRAYGYYQITDEWLASANILIQSGRPKNCIGVYPGDIPSEINYGNSYFYCKGQLTARGSQGRLPWQYRLDLGVQYRPAFANHNLAFTMTVVNVFNKQTVLSMNELGETGSGAPNLSYSQPLSYQTPRYFQFGVRYDFQM, encoded by the coding sequence ATGTCGAGCAAGAGCAGTCGTTGGTTGGCCCACCCGTGGCGCATGAGCGCCCTGGCCGTGGCGCTCGGTTCCTGCCTCGCGGGCAACGCGCTCGCACAGTCCAATGCCTCCGGTGCCATCTTCGGTCGCGTCGACGCGGCCCAGGGCACCGTGGTGCATATCGAAAATCCGCAGACCGGCGTCAGCCGCGACGTGAGCGTGGCCGACGACGGCCGCTATCGCGCGCCGTCGCTGCCGGTGGGCGTCTACAAAGTCACGGTGATGCGTGACGGCCAGGTGGTTGATACGCGCGATACGGTGCAGGTCAATATCGGTACCAGCACCGAGGTGTCCTTCTCGGCCGCGGCAGCGAGCTCGGCCAAGTCGCTTGAAGGCGTCAACGTGGTGGCCAGCGCGATCCCGTCGATCGACGTGTCGTCGGTCGATACGCGCACCGTGCTCAACTCCGATCAGCTGCAACGCCTGCCGCTGCCGCAGAGCGTGAATGCCGCCGTGCTGCTGGCGCCAGGCGCGGTCAATGCCGATGCGCGTTACGGCAACGCCGTGTCGCTGGGCGGCTCGTCGGCTGCGGAGAACCAGTACTACGTCAACGGCTTTCCGGTGACCAACCCGCTGACGGGCCTGGGCGCGACCCAGCTGCCGTTCAACGCCATCGACCAGGAACAGGTTTTCACCGGCGGCTATGGCGCGGAATACGGCCGCTCCACCGGCGGCGTGGTCGCCCTCGTCACCAAGCGCGGCACCAACCAGTGGCAAGGCGGCGCACAGGTGCTCTACACGCCGGCGGGCCTGCGTGAAACCGAACAGGCCACCTATCGCCCGGGCGACGGCGCGCAGATCACCGGTCGCGACAAGCACTCGGCGAAGCTGTGGGAGACGACATACAGCGCTTACATCGGCGGCCCGCTGATCAAGGACAAGCTGTTCTTCTTCGGTTCGGCCGAACAGATCAAATCCGAAAACAACACCTACACCCTCGGCACCAACGTCACGCGCTCGTACAACACCAACGAAACGCACCGCTGGCTGGGCAAGATCGACTGGAACATCACCGACAGCCACATCCTGGAATTCACCGGGATGAGCGACACCGCCTCGACGTACGCCGACCAGTATGTCTACGACGGCGTGCACGACATCCAGTACAACAAGAAAGGCTGGCGCAGTCAGAAGAACCAGGGCACGGCCGGCTCCTCGCCGGGCGGCCAGGTTTATATCGCGCAGTACACCGGCTACGTCGGCGATCTGACGATCGACGCCCTGTACGGCAAGGAACACACCGACCACGTCGACATCACCTCGGGCTCGGACTGCATCTACTTCCAGGACAACCGCGACAGCGTGGCACCGTCGCAGCGCCTGCAGGGCTGCAACATTTCCAGCGGCATCGCGGCGCCGGGCGCGTACGACGAAACCAACGGCTGGCACCTCAACCTCAGCTATCGCCTGGGCAACCACGACTTGCGCGCCGGCGTCGACCACTACCGCGTGGAATCGCTCAACGGTTCGGATACCTCCGGCGGCGTGGGTTGGTTCTACTTCGACAACCCGCCCAGCGGCGTGATCGAATCGCGCGGAAATCTCCCGGTGCCGGCCGGCCATACGGGCATCGTCGAGCGCTACGTGTTCCGCGCCATCGGCCAGGCCAAGGTGGAACAGGAAGCCCAGTACCTCGAAGACAACTGGCAGATCTCCGATCGCTGGCTGGCGCGCATCGGCCTGCGCAACGAGCAGTTCTCCAACCTCAACGCCGATGACGAAGTCTTCGCCAAGCAGCGTCACCAGCTGGCGCCGCGACTGGGCGTGTCCTGGGATGTGCTCGGCGATTCGAGCCTGAAGGTTTACGCCAACGCCGGCCGCTACCATCTGGCGATTCCGAACAACGTCGCCGTGCGCGGCGCCTCCGGTTCGCTGTACGAAACGCAGTGGGGCACCTTCGATGGTGCGCCGAACACCAACGGCACGCCGCCGAACTGGACGCCGATCGAAAACACCGTCTACGCCAATGGTGCCGACGGCACGCCGCCTGATCCGCGCTCGATTTCCGCGCGCAACCTCAAGGCGTACTACCAGGACGAGTTCATCCTCGGTTTCGACAAGCAGCTGAGCACCAGCTGGACGCTCGGCGCGAAAGTCCGCTACCGCAAGCTGCGCAGCATCATCGACGACTGGTGCGATGATCGTCCGTTCGTGAAATGGGCGGCCGATCACGGCGTCGACTACGCCGATCCGTCGCCGACCTGCTACATCATCAATCCGGGTGCGTCCAACCGCTTCGCCGTGGATCTCGACGGTGACGGCAAGCTCGAAGACATCCGTCTGAGCGCGAACGACATCGGCCTGCCCGAAGCCAAGCGCAAGTACTACGCTCTGGATGCGTACCTCGAGCACCGCTTCGACAACAAGTGGTACGGCCGCCTCGACTACACCTTCTCGCGCAGCTACGGCAACTCCGAAGGCCTGCTGAAATCCGACATCGGCCAGCTCGATCCGTCGGTGACGCAGGACTGGGATCACAAGGAGCTGATGATCGGTTCCAACGGTCCGGAAGCGAACGACCGCACGCATCAGATCCGCGCCTACGGCTACTACCAGATCACCGACGAGTGGCTGGCCAGCGCGAACATCCTGATCCAGTCCGGCCGTCCGAAGAACTGCATCGGCGTGTATCCGGGCGACATCCCGTCGGAAATCAACTACGGCAACTCGTACTTCTACTGCAAGGGCCAGCTGACCGCGCGCGGCAGCCAGGGTCGCCTGCCGTGGCAGTACCGCCTGGACCTTGGCGTGCAGTACCGCCCGGCGTTCGCCAACCACAACCTGGCCTTCACCATGACGGTCGTGAACGTGTTCAACAAGCAGACCGTGTTGAGCATGAACGAGCTGGGTGAAACCGGTAGCGGCGCACCCAACCTGAGCTACTCGCAGCCGCTGTCGTACCAGACCCCGCGCTACTTCCAGTTCGGCGTCCGCTACGACTTCCAGATGTAA
- the xerC gene encoding tyrosine recombinase XerC, with protein MDARAQVQAWLTRLASERKASPHTIDGYRRDLDKLLRWMESQQVAALTDLDAHRMRHFVAAEHRGGLSPKSLQRLLSSCRSLFRQLRREGVMEHDPVAGVRGPKVHRKLPEVLDVDEATTLVESDSGGALTLRDRAMLELFYSSGLRLSELIGLRWMDLDLDNGEVRVLGKGNKTRIVPVGRHAITALRTHGAAEGMAPDSPVFRGRGGAPISPRTVQARLKTLALQQGFAKRVHPHLLRHTFASHMLESSGDLRAVQELLGHADIATTQIYTHLDFQHLAKVYDAAHPRARKK; from the coding sequence GTGGATGCGCGCGCTCAGGTGCAAGCCTGGCTGACGCGCCTGGCGAGCGAACGCAAAGCCTCGCCGCACACCATCGATGGCTACCGACGCGACCTGGACAAGCTGCTGCGCTGGATGGAATCGCAGCAGGTTGCTGCGCTCACCGATCTGGACGCGCACCGCATGCGCCACTTTGTCGCCGCCGAACATCGTGGCGGCCTGTCACCCAAGAGTCTGCAGCGCCTGTTGTCCTCCTGTCGCAGCCTGTTTCGCCAGCTGCGGCGCGAAGGCGTGATGGAGCACGATCCGGTGGCCGGCGTGCGCGGTCCCAAAGTGCATCGCAAGCTGCCCGAAGTCCTCGATGTCGACGAAGCCACGACGCTGGTGGAAAGCGACAGCGGTGGCGCGCTCACCCTGCGTGATCGCGCGATGCTTGAGCTTTTCTATTCGTCCGGCCTGCGCCTGTCCGAACTGATCGGCCTGCGCTGGATGGACCTGGACCTGGACAACGGCGAAGTGCGCGTCCTCGGCAAGGGCAACAAGACGCGCATCGTGCCCGTGGGTCGCCATGCGATCACCGCCCTGCGCACGCATGGCGCGGCCGAGGGCATGGCGCCGGACTCGCCGGTCTTCCGTGGTCGCGGTGGCGCGCCGATCAGTCCCCGCACCGTACAGGCACGCTTGAAGACGCTCGCTCTGCAGCAGGGTTTTGCCAAGCGGGTGCACCCGCATCTGCTGCGGCATACGTTCGCCAGTCACATGCTTGAATCGTCGGGTGATCTGCGCGCGGTGCAGGAGTTGCTCGGCCACGCCGACATCGCCACCACGCAGATCTACACGCACCTCGACTTCCAGCATCTGGCGAAGGTGTACGACGCCGCCCATCCTCGCGCCCGGAAGAAGTGA
- a CDS encoding DUF484 family protein — MTDTALDDTLQAKDVAAYLRRHPEFLNDFPDLAAQLTLPREQGPVASLAVYQLQNLRDKNGELERRLAELTVIAAENEKLMQRVHDLNVTVLRASTPALAARSVIAKLSEDFKTDQVRLLMFGPATLPPADWLVQVPGGRAELPEFADFLAHHEPIAGRLSAERLYRLFGDHAPEVQSSALMPLGELGILAIGSGDVDHFQPGMGTLFLKMIAATVTAALLRSQDGA; from the coding sequence ATGACCGACACTGCACTCGATGACACGCTCCAGGCCAAGGACGTCGCGGCGTATCTGCGTCGCCACCCGGAATTCCTCAACGACTTCCCGGACCTTGCCGCCCAGCTGACCTTGCCGCGCGAACAAGGCCCGGTTGCATCGTTGGCGGTGTATCAGTTGCAGAACCTGCGCGACAAGAACGGTGAGCTGGAACGGCGCCTGGCGGAGCTGACCGTCATTGCGGCCGAGAACGAAAAGCTGATGCAGCGCGTACATGACCTCAACGTCACCGTACTGCGCGCGAGCACGCCGGCACTGGCCGCGCGCAGCGTGATCGCCAAGTTGTCCGAAGACTTCAAGACCGACCAGGTGCGCCTGCTGATGTTCGGCCCGGCAACGTTGCCGCCAGCGGACTGGCTCGTGCAGGTGCCGGGCGGCCGCGCCGAGTTGCCGGAGTTCGCGGATTTCCTGGCGCACCACGAGCCCATCGCGGGACGCCTGTCGGCCGAACGTCTGTACCGGCTGTTCGGCGACCATGCGCCGGAAGTCCAGTCATCAGCGCTGATGCCATTGGGTGAACTGGGCATCCTGGCCATCGGCAGCGGCGACGTCGACCATTTCCAGCCGGGCATGGGCACGCTGTTCCTGAAGATGATTGCCGCGACCGTGACGGCTGCCCTGTTGCGGTCGCAGGACGGCGCCTGA
- the dapF gene encoding diaminopimelate epimerase, with product MNLRFSKMQGIGNDFVMIDARHEGLVLGADEIRAIADRHNGVGFDQLITIERPRDPSCAFYYGIWNADGSSSGQCGNGVRCVAAWLHRAGALALGETVRLESPSGPVTVRLISPHQVTVDMGEPDFAPARIPFQADGAGAHYDIDVGGEDLLIGAVSMGNPHAVVVVPDLGAASMFRHGPLLSTHARFPEGANTGFVQVIDRTHLRLRVHERGSGWTLACGTGACAAMAVMHQRGEVDDSVRVDLPGGSLQIDWQGPGHTLWMTGPAAFVFEGEWLGEAGR from the coding sequence ATGAATTTGCGTTTCTCCAAGATGCAGGGCATCGGCAACGATTTCGTGATGATCGATGCCCGGCACGAGGGGTTGGTCCTTGGCGCCGATGAGATTCGCGCCATCGCCGATCGCCACAATGGCGTCGGCTTCGATCAGCTGATCACCATCGAGCGTCCGCGCGATCCGTCGTGCGCGTTCTATTACGGCATCTGGAACGCCGACGGTTCGTCCTCGGGCCAGTGTGGTAACGGCGTGCGTTGCGTCGCCGCCTGGCTGCACCGTGCCGGCGCGCTGGCGCTGGGCGAGACGGTGCGACTGGAGAGTCCGTCGGGTCCGGTCACGGTGCGGCTCATCTCGCCGCACCAGGTGACGGTCGACATGGGCGAACCGGATTTCGCGCCGGCACGCATTCCGTTCCAGGCTGATGGCGCGGGCGCGCATTACGACATCGACGTGGGTGGCGAGGATCTCCTGATCGGCGCCGTGTCCATGGGCAATCCGCACGCGGTAGTCGTGGTGCCCGACCTCGGTGCCGCGAGCATGTTCCGTCACGGCCCGCTGCTGTCCACGCATGCCCGTTTCCCGGAAGGCGCCAACACCGGCTTCGTGCAGGTGATCGACCGCACGCACCTGCGCCTGCGCGTCCACGAACGCGGCAGCGGCTGGACGCTCGCCTGCGGCACGGGCGCTTGCGCCGCCATGGCCGTCATGCACCAGCGCGGCGAGGTCGATGACAGCGTGCGCGTCGATCTCCCTGGCGGCAGCCTTCAGATTGACTGGCAAGGGCCGGGGCACACCTTGTGGATGACCGGTCCGGCCGCCTTCGTGTTCGAGGGCGAGTGGCTGGGTGAGGCCGGGCGCTGA
- the lptM gene encoding LPS translocon maturation chaperone LptM, whose translation MRPLLLTLMCVATLMLAGCGNKGPLFMPEAKPTPPAAAAAPAHASTAATPAQH comes from the coding sequence ATGCGCCCGCTGCTTCTTACCCTCATGTGCGTCGCCACCCTCATGCTTGCCGGTTGTGGCAACAAGGGCCCGCTGTTCATGCCTGAGGCCAAGCCGACTCCGCCGGCAGCGGCCGCCGCGCCTGCTCACGCGAGCACGGCGGCGACACCGGCACAGCACTGA